TTAATTGCTCGCGAATAGATCCCCCTGTTGTCTTCCGCACACAGTCAGAATCCCATTAAACATCATTATCCTTGACACGCCTTATACCGAAAACAGTCCAGCGTATGATCATTGACCAAACCCGTGGCTTGCATATAGGCATACATGATCGTGCTGCCCACAAATTTAAAGCCGCGTTTTTTCAAATCTTTGCTTAGTGCATCAGATTGTTTGGAACTTGCCGGAACTTGTTGCATGGTTTTCCATTTGTTGACTTTGGGTTTTCCATCGACAAACCCCCAAACGTAATCTGAAAATGTTCCAAATTCTTTTTGTACTTCAATAAAACATTTGGCATTGCTTACTGCCGAGTTCACTTTGAGTTTGTTGCGAACCACGCCGGGATCCTGCAGGATCTTATCAATGCGCTTTTGGGTAAAACGGGCAACTTTATGTACATCGAAGTTGGCAAAATTCTTCTTGTAACCGGCTCGCTTATTCAAAATTGTGGACCAGGATAGACCTGCCTGAGCGCCTTCCAGAACCAGAAACTCAAACAATGTCTGGTCGTCGTAAACCGGCATACCCCACTCTTGGTCATGGTATTCAATATAGGCATCACTCATGCCGGCATAGGCCCAGTTACAGCGCTTAAGTTCGTTTGAATGATTCTTTTGTTTGGTCATGGAATGGCTCGATTGCGCGGAAAATATCCGATAA
This genomic window from Gammaproteobacteria bacterium contains:
- a CDS encoding DNA-3-methyladenine glycosylase I, producing the protein MTKQKNHSNELKRCNWAYAGMSDAYIEYHDQEWGMPVYDDQTLFEFLVLEGAQAGLSWSTILNKRAGYKKNFANFDVHKVARFTQKRIDKILQDPGVVRNKLKVNSAVSNAKCFIEVQKEFGTFSDYVWGFVDGKPKVNKWKTMQQVPASSKQSDALSKDLKKRGFKFVGSTIMYAYMQATGLVNDHTLDCFRYKACQG